The Synergistota bacterium genomic interval ATGAAAGTAAGGATAAACGGAAACTACATGGATGTTAAAGCAAAGACAATAGCAGAGCTTCTACAGGAGCTTGATATAAATCCACAAAGGGTTGTTGTTGAAGTGAATTTGGAAATCGTAAAGAGAGATAGATTCAATGATTATGAAATAAAAGAG includes:
- the thiS gene encoding sulfur carrier protein ThiS, producing the protein MKVRINGNYMDVKAKTIAELLQELDINPQRVVVEVNLEIVKRDRFNDYEIKEGDSIEIVNFVGGG